One window from the genome of Ramlibacter henchirensis encodes:
- a CDS encoding LD-carboxypeptidase: MTDRSRIYIFSPSSAVRDKPAVRRGIARLRALGHEVELDPATFATHMRFAGDDDTRLAAIGRAAASGADIALITRGGYGLTRLLPRLPYKAIAKAVRGGTRFVGLSDFTAFQCAVLAKTGSVTWAGPAVGEDFGVEGEPDDIMQACFEDLSSGQGEGAGWQLPASERVEGFRPFKGLLWGGNLAILATLVGTPWLPKVRGGILFIEDVSEHPYRVERMLTQMLYAGVLQQQKAIVFGQFNNYKLVPHDKGFRMKTVVEWLRTQVKAPVFTGLPFGHVPTKVALPVGAEVHLAVEGRDAFLLWGHRH, translated from the coding sequence GTGACCGACCGCTCGCGCATCTACATCTTTTCCCCCTCCAGTGCCGTTCGAGACAAACCCGCCGTCCGGCGCGGCATCGCCCGCCTGCGGGCACTGGGCCATGAAGTCGAACTCGATCCGGCTACGTTCGCCACCCACATGCGCTTTGCGGGTGACGACGATACGCGGCTGGCGGCGATCGGCCGCGCGGCGGCGAGCGGCGCGGACATCGCGCTGATCACACGCGGCGGCTACGGCCTCACGCGGCTTTTGCCGCGTCTGCCGTACAAGGCGATCGCGAAGGCGGTTCGCGGTGGAACGCGCTTCGTGGGCCTGAGCGACTTCACTGCATTCCAGTGTGCGGTGCTGGCGAAAACCGGCAGCGTCACCTGGGCGGGCCCCGCCGTCGGCGAGGATTTCGGCGTCGAAGGCGAGCCCGACGACATCATGCAGGCCTGCTTCGAGGACCTGTCCAGCGGGCAAGGCGAGGGCGCGGGCTGGCAGTTGCCGGCATCTGAGCGGGTGGAGGGATTCCGTCCTTTCAAGGGTCTGCTCTGGGGCGGCAATCTCGCGATCCTGGCGACCCTGGTCGGTACGCCATGGCTGCCGAAGGTCCGCGGCGGCATCCTGTTCATCGAGGACGTTTCGGAGCACCCGTACCGCGTCGAGCGCATGCTCACGCAGATGCTCTATGCCGGCGTTTTGCAGCAGCAGAAGGCCATCGTGTTCGGCCAGTTCAACAACTACAAGCTGGTGCCGCACGACAAGGGCTTTCGCATGAAGACCGTCGTCGAATGGCTGCGGACGCAGGTCAAGGCGCCTGTGTTCACCGGCCTGCCTTTCGGGCATGTGCCGACGAAGGTGGCGCTTCCGGTGGGCGCCGAAGTCCACCTGGCGGTGGAGGGGCGCGACGCTTTCCTACTCTGGGGGCACCGGCACTAG
- a CDS encoding DNA polymerase III subunit delta' codes for MSATAPWITQQAEVLLAQRGHAWLLQGPSGLGQYALALELARAWLCEQPTPQGACGACGSCHAVEVRTHADLSVLMPETAMQALGWPLPEKAQQELDDKKRKPSREIRVEAMRDAIEFAQRTSARGRGKAVLVYPAERMNTVTANALLKTLEEPPGDVRFVLASEAAHQLLPTIRSRCLGHTMRWPEPAQSEAWLAEQGVPAADVPVLLRAAGGRPEQALALAQAGRSAKAWAQLPKAISRGDVAALGDCTPAEAIDVLQKVCHDMLAARAGAAPRFFDPTDLPRTGSYESLTAWWRELAQEQKTAEHPFNAGLMLESLVSRARSALHSAS; via the coding sequence ATGAGCGCGACCGCCCCCTGGATCACGCAGCAAGCCGAGGTCTTGCTGGCGCAGCGCGGACACGCTTGGCTGCTGCAGGGTCCCTCGGGATTGGGCCAGTACGCGCTGGCGCTGGAGCTCGCGCGGGCCTGGCTCTGTGAGCAGCCGACACCGCAAGGCGCTTGCGGCGCCTGCGGGAGCTGCCACGCCGTCGAAGTCCGGACCCATGCCGACCTGAGCGTGCTGATGCCGGAGACGGCGATGCAGGCGCTGGGCTGGCCGCTGCCGGAGAAGGCGCAGCAGGAACTGGACGACAAGAAGCGCAAGCCGAGCCGCGAGATCCGCGTCGAGGCGATGCGCGATGCCATCGAGTTCGCCCAGCGCACCAGCGCTCGCGGGCGCGGCAAGGCCGTGCTGGTCTATCCGGCCGAGCGGATGAACACGGTCACCGCCAACGCGTTGCTCAAGACGCTGGAGGAGCCGCCGGGCGACGTGCGCTTCGTGCTGGCCAGCGAGGCGGCCCACCAGCTGCTGCCCACGATCCGCAGCCGCTGCCTGGGACACACGATGCGCTGGCCCGAGCCGGCGCAGAGCGAGGCCTGGCTGGCGGAGCAGGGCGTGCCGGCGGCCGACGTGCCCGTGCTGTTGCGCGCTGCCGGCGGCCGCCCGGAACAGGCGCTGGCGCTCGCGCAAGCCGGTCGCAGTGCGAAGGCCTGGGCCCAGCTGCCGAAGGCGATCTCGCGCGGCGATGTTGCCGCCCTGGGCGACTGCACGCCGGCCGAGGCCATCGACGTCCTGCAGAAGGTTTGCCACGACATGCTCGCCGCTCGCGCCGGCGCAGCCCCGCGCTTCTTCGATCCCACCGACCTGCCCCGCACGGGCAGCTACGAGTCGCTCACCGCGTGGTGGCGTGAACTCGCGCAGGAACAAAAAACAGCGGAACACCCGTTCAACGCCGGCCTGATGCTCGAATCGCTTGTGAGCCGGGCGCGGTCGGCCCTACACTCGGCAAGCTGA
- a CDS encoding TatD family hydrolase: MFVDSHCHLSFPELSNRLAEIRAAMAQAQVDTALCICTTLEEFETVHALAMDYGNFWATVGVHPDNEGVTEPSLDDLLDRAARPKVVAIGETGLDYYQMDERKGGRSVADLEWQRKRFRTHIRAARQCRKPLVIHTRAASQDTIAILKEEGEDGSPGSAGGVFHCFTETAEVARAALDLGFYVSFSGIVTFKNAADLREVAAFVPEDRLLIETDSPYLAPVPYRGKTNDPSLVPYVARQIAEVRGVPLEAIAELTSRNFERLFAGVRT, from the coding sequence ATGTTCGTCGATTCGCACTGTCACCTGAGCTTTCCTGAACTGTCCAACCGCTTGGCCGAGATCCGCGCCGCCATGGCGCAGGCGCAGGTGGACACAGCCCTTTGCATCTGTACGACGCTCGAGGAGTTCGAGACTGTCCACGCGCTCGCGATGGACTACGGCAACTTCTGGGCCACGGTGGGCGTTCATCCGGACAACGAGGGAGTCACGGAGCCGAGCCTGGACGACCTTCTGGACCGTGCCGCGCGGCCGAAGGTGGTCGCGATCGGCGAGACCGGCCTGGACTATTACCAGATGGATGAGCGCAAGGGCGGACGCAGCGTGGCCGATCTGGAATGGCAGCGGAAGCGCTTCCGCACGCACATCCGGGCCGCTCGGCAATGCCGCAAGCCGCTGGTGATCCACACCCGCGCGGCGTCGCAGGACACCATCGCGATCCTGAAGGAGGAGGGCGAAGACGGGTCCCCTGGCAGCGCGGGGGGCGTGTTCCATTGCTTCACCGAAACCGCCGAAGTGGCGCGCGCTGCGCTGGACCTCGGCTTCTACGTTTCGTTTTCCGGGATCGTGACCTTCAAGAATGCGGCCGACCTGCGGGAAGTCGCCGCCTTTGTGCCCGAGGACCGGCTGCTGATCGAAACCGACAGCCCGTACCTGGCGCCGGTGCCGTACCGGGGAAAGACCAATGATCCGTCGCTGGTTCCCTATGTGGCGCGGCAGATCGCGGAGGTCCGGGGGGTGCCGCTGGAAGCCATCGCGGAGCTGACGAGCCGCAATTTCGAGCGGCTTTTCGCGGGGGTGCGAACATGA
- a CDS encoding YgfZ/GcvT domain-containing protein: MVHPLEGRCALSHLGVIRAQGEDAARFLHNQLTQDFALLPPGQARLAAFCSAKGRMLASFVGVPSGPEQILLVTSRDLLAPTLKRLSMFVLRSKAKLSDASADFSLFGLAGDAAVEALQGPGEPWTVRQSGAAQVVSLYPADGQPRALWIAPAGEPAPPGADLPFETWQWGEVRSGIATITAPVTEAFVPQMLNYESVGGVNFKKGCYPGQEIVARSQFRGTLKRRGYVVHGPAPMQAGQEVFHESDPSQPVGTVAEAAPAPQGGWDAIVSMQTTAAEGGRLNVGSPDGPILDRLPLPYPLLADV; this comes from the coding sequence ATGGTCCACCCTCTCGAAGGCCGCTGCGCACTGTCGCATCTAGGCGTGATCCGGGCGCAAGGCGAGGACGCCGCGCGCTTCCTGCACAACCAGCTCACCCAGGATTTCGCGCTGCTGCCGCCGGGCCAGGCGCGGCTGGCGGCTTTCTGCAGCGCCAAGGGCCGCATGCTGGCCAGTTTCGTGGGCGTGCCCTCGGGTCCCGAGCAGATCCTGCTGGTCACCTCGCGTGACCTGCTCGCGCCCACGCTCAAGCGGCTCTCGATGTTCGTTCTCCGGTCCAAGGCGAAGCTCAGCGACGCATCGGCGGACTTCTCGCTGTTCGGCCTTGCGGGGGATGCGGCGGTCGAGGCGCTGCAGGGCCCGGGGGAGCCGTGGACCGTGCGCCAGTCCGGCGCCGCCCAGGTCGTGTCGCTGTACCCCGCGGACGGCCAGCCGCGAGCGCTCTGGATCGCCCCCGCGGGTGAGCCGGCCCCGCCGGGCGCCGATCTGCCCTTCGAAACCTGGCAGTGGGGCGAGGTGCGCAGCGGCATCGCCACGATCACCGCACCGGTGACCGAGGCCTTCGTGCCGCAGATGCTCAACTACGAATCCGTCGGCGGCGTGAACTTCAAGAAGGGCTGCTACCCCGGCCAGGAAATCGTCGCGCGCAGCCAGTTCCGCGGCACCCTCAAGCGGCGCGGCTACGTGGTGCACGGGCCGGCCCCGATGCAGGCCGGCCAGGAGGTGTTCCACGAGAGCGACCCGTCGCAGCCGGTCGGCACGGTGGCCGAAGCGGCGCCGGCGCCGCAAGGCGGCTGGGACGCGATCGTCTCCATGCAGACGACGGCTGCGGAAGGCGGGCGCCTGAACGTGGGCAGCCCCGACGGCCCGATCCTCGATCGGCTGCCCCTCCCCTACCCGCTGCTCGCGGACGTCTGA
- the mltG gene encoding endolytic transglycosylase MltG, with translation MLKTVFLLGVLALLAAAGAGWWWVHQPLRLPAPSVDLSIEPGTLPRGVAQAVSDAGVKVNPELLYAFFRLSGQARQIKAGSYELEAGITPRRLLSKLARGEESLRAITLVEGWNIRQLRAALAKEESLRQEAGKLDDTAMMALLGRAGQHPEGRFFPDTYTYAKGSTDTALLRRAMRAMDRRLQDAWAQRSPQAVVKSPEEALILASIVEKETGRGADRPLISAVFNNRLRIGMALQTDPTVIYGMGAAFNGNLRKVDLQTDTPWNTYTRAGLPPTPIAMPGKAALIAAVQPAPSKALYFVARGDGSSQFSETLDEHNRAVNRYQRGQ, from the coding sequence TTGCTCAAGACGGTCTTCCTGCTCGGCGTGCTGGCCCTGCTGGCCGCCGCCGGCGCGGGCTGGTGGTGGGTCCACCAGCCGCTGCGGCTTCCGGCGCCATCCGTCGACCTTTCCATCGAGCCCGGCACGCTGCCGCGCGGCGTCGCGCAGGCGGTGAGCGATGCGGGCGTGAAGGTCAACCCGGAGCTGCTCTATGCCTTCTTCCGCCTCTCGGGGCAGGCGCGTCAGATCAAGGCCGGCAGCTACGAGCTGGAGGCGGGCATCACGCCTCGCCGGCTGCTCTCGAAACTGGCGCGCGGCGAGGAAAGCCTGCGCGCGATCACGCTGGTCGAAGGCTGGAACATCCGCCAGCTGCGCGCCGCGCTGGCCAAGGAGGAGAGCCTGCGGCAGGAAGCGGGAAAGCTGGATGACACGGCGATGATGGCGCTGCTGGGCCGGGCGGGCCAGCATCCGGAAGGGCGCTTCTTCCCCGATACCTACACCTACGCGAAGGGCAGCACCGACACGGCGCTGCTGCGTCGTGCGATGCGTGCCATGGACCGCCGCCTGCAGGACGCCTGGGCACAGCGCTCGCCGCAGGCCGTGGTCAAGTCGCCCGAGGAGGCGTTGATCCTGGCCAGCATCGTCGAGAAGGAAACCGGCCGCGGCGCGGACCGGCCGCTGATCTCGGCCGTGTTCAACAACCGGCTGCGCATCGGCATGGCGCTGCAGACCGATCCCACGGTGATCTACGGCATGGGCGCGGCGTTCAACGGCAACCTGCGCAAGGTCGACCTGCAGACCGACACGCCCTGGAACACCTACACGCGAGCCGGCCTGCCGCCCACGCCGATCGCGATGCCGGGCAAGGCCGCGCTGATCGCGGCGGTGCAGCCGGCGCCGAGCAAGGCGCTGTACTTCGTGGCGCGGGGGGACGGCAGCAGCCAATTCAGCGAGACGCTCGACGAGCACAACCGCGCCGTGAACCGTTACCAGAGGGGCCAGTGA
- the tadA gene encoding tRNA adenosine(34) deaminase TadA → MREALAQAGLALAAGEVPVGAVVVQGDRVVGRGHNRPVAGHDPTAHAEIMALREAAAALGNYRLDGCELFVTLEPCAMCSGAMLHARLKRVVFGAPDPKTGAAGSVLNLFEERRLNHRTQSTGGVLAAECGEPITRFFASRRQEARSTQHPLREDAVRTPQERFAGLPGYPWAPQYLSDLPSLRGLRMHYLDEGPKEAPITWLCLHGNPAWSYLYRKMMPVFLAEGHRVVAPDMIGFGKSDKPKKDSAHGFGFHRQMLLEFVERLDLHDIVLVVQDWGGLLGLTLPMEAPGRYRGLLVMNTVLATGEVPLSEGFLAWREMCARNPEFDVARLFARGNPHLSPQECAAYNAPFPDRGHRAALRAFPPMVPEFPHSEGAEVSRRARDFWRDDWQGRSFMAIGAQDPVLGPPVMHALRAQIRGCPEPMVLQQAGHFVPEHGEEIARRAVGYFRP, encoded by the coding sequence ATGCGCGAAGCGCTGGCGCAGGCCGGCCTGGCGCTCGCAGCGGGCGAAGTGCCGGTCGGCGCGGTGGTGGTGCAGGGCGATCGCGTGGTCGGACGAGGCCACAACCGCCCGGTGGCGGGGCACGATCCCACGGCTCACGCCGAGATCATGGCGCTGCGCGAGGCCGCGGCCGCGCTCGGCAACTACCGCCTGGACGGCTGCGAACTCTTCGTCACGCTGGAGCCGTGCGCCATGTGCTCCGGAGCGATGCTGCACGCCCGGCTCAAGCGGGTGGTCTTCGGCGCGCCCGATCCCAAGACCGGCGCTGCGGGCTCGGTGCTGAACCTGTTCGAGGAGCGCCGCCTCAATCACCGCACGCAATCGACGGGAGGCGTGCTGGCGGCCGAATGCGGGGAGCCGATCACCCGCTTTTTCGCCTCGCGGCGGCAGGAGGCGCGGAGCACCCAACATCCCTTGCGCGAGGACGCCGTGCGCACGCCGCAGGAGCGGTTCGCCGGCCTGCCCGGTTATCCGTGGGCGCCGCAGTACCTGAGCGACCTGCCGTCGCTGCGCGGGCTGCGGATGCACTACCTGGACGAAGGCCCGAAGGAGGCGCCGATCACCTGGCTGTGCCTGCACGGCAACCCGGCCTGGAGCTACCTGTACCGCAAGATGATGCCGGTGTTTCTCGCCGAGGGGCATCGCGTGGTCGCACCCGACATGATCGGCTTCGGCAAGAGCGACAAGCCGAAGAAGGATTCGGCCCACGGTTTCGGGTTCCACCGGCAGATGCTGCTGGAGTTCGTCGAGCGCCTGGACCTCCACGACATCGTGCTCGTGGTGCAGGACTGGGGCGGCCTGCTCGGGCTGACGCTGCCGATGGAAGCGCCCGGCCGCTACCGCGGGCTGCTGGTGATGAACACGGTGCTGGCCACCGGCGAGGTGCCGCTCAGCGAAGGCTTCCTGGCCTGGCGCGAGATGTGCGCGCGCAATCCGGAGTTCGACGTGGCCAGGCTGTTCGCGCGCGGCAATCCGCACCTGAGCCCGCAGGAATGCGCGGCCTACAACGCGCCTTTCCCGGACCGCGGCCATCGCGCGGCGCTGCGGGCCTTTCCGCCCATGGTGCCGGAGTTCCCGCATTCGGAAGGCGCGGAGGTCTCGCGGCGCGCGCGCGACTTCTGGCGCGACGACTGGCAGGGCCGCAGCTTCATGGCGATCGGCGCGCAGGACCCGGTGCTCGGGCCGCCGGTGATGCATGCGCTGCGAGCGCAGATCCGCGGCTGCCCCGAACCGATGGTGCTGCAGCAGGCCGGCCACTTCGTGCCGGAGCATGGCGAGGAGATCGCGCGCCGGGCAGTGGGATACTTCCGGCCGTGA
- a CDS encoding PilZ domain-containing protein yields MSTPSTPRPSVIQLAIKEKAALYAAYIPLFADGGVFIPTTRDYKLGDDVYVLLSLPDDPQRYPVAGKVAWVTPPRAAANRTQGVGVRFPADEKSKLLKLKIEEILGGHLASERPTQTI; encoded by the coding sequence ATGAGCACCCCCTCCACGCCCCGCCCCAGCGTCATCCAGCTCGCCATCAAGGAGAAGGCGGCGCTGTACGCGGCGTACATCCCGCTCTTCGCGGACGGCGGCGTGTTCATTCCCACCACGCGCGACTACAAGCTGGGCGACGACGTCTACGTGCTGCTCTCGCTGCCGGACGACCCGCAGCGCTACCCCGTGGCCGGCAAGGTGGCCTGGGTGACACCGCCTCGGGCGGCGGCCAACCGCACCCAGGGCGTCGGCGTCCGGTTCCCGGCCGACGAAAAGTCCAAGCTGCTCAAGCTCAAGATCGAGGAGATCCTGGGCGGGCACCTGGCCTCCGAGCGGCCCACCCAGACCATCTGA
- the guaA gene encoding glutamine-hydrolyzing GMP synthase, whose protein sequence is MQHDKILILDFGSQVTQLIARRVREAHVYSEVHPCDVSDEWIRQYAADGKLRGVILSGSHASVYEETTDKAPQAVFELGVPVLGICYGMQTMAHQLGGKVEGGHKREFGFAAVRARGHTELLRDIADYTTPEGHGMLNVWMSHGDKVVEMPPGFKLMASTESCPIAGMADEARRFYAIQFHAEVTHTVQGRAILERFVLGICKARPDWVMRDHVAEAVAAIRKQVGNEEVILGLSGGVDSSVAAALIHRAIGDQLTCVFVDHGLLRLNEGDKVMEMFAGKLHAKVVRVDAADLFLGKLAGVSDPEAKRKIIGGLFVDVFKAQAEKIKQSHSRHVAWLAQGTIYPDVIESGGAKSKKAVTIKSHHNVGGLPEQLGLKLLEPLRDLFKDEVRELGVALGLPPEMVYRHPFPGPGLGVRILGEVKKEYAELLRRADDIFIQELRNFRDESTGKSWYDLTSQAFTVFLPVKSVGVMGDGRTYDYVVALRAVQTSDFMTADWAELPYALLKRVSGRIINEVRGINRVTYDVSSKPPATIEWE, encoded by the coding sequence ATGCAACACGACAAGATCCTCATCCTCGACTTCGGCTCCCAGGTCACGCAGCTGATCGCGCGGCGCGTGCGCGAGGCGCACGTCTATTCCGAAGTCCATCCCTGCGACGTCTCGGACGAGTGGATCCGGCAGTACGCGGCGGACGGCAAGCTGCGCGGCGTGATCCTCTCGGGCAGCCATGCCAGTGTGTACGAGGAGACCACCGACAAGGCGCCGCAAGCCGTCTTCGAGCTGGGCGTGCCGGTGCTGGGCATCTGCTACGGCATGCAGACCATGGCGCACCAGCTCGGGGGCAAGGTGGAGGGCGGCCACAAGCGCGAGTTCGGCTTCGCGGCCGTGCGCGCGCGCGGCCACACCGAGCTGCTGCGCGACATCGCCGACTACACCACGCCGGAAGGCCACGGCATGCTCAACGTCTGGATGTCGCACGGCGACAAGGTCGTGGAGATGCCGCCCGGCTTCAAGCTGATGGCCTCGACAGAGAGCTGTCCGATCGCGGGCATGGCGGACGAGGCCCGGCGTTTCTACGCCATCCAGTTCCACGCCGAGGTCACGCACACGGTGCAGGGCAGGGCCATCCTCGAACGGTTCGTGCTGGGCATCTGCAAGGCGCGGCCCGATTGGGTGATGCGCGACCACGTCGCCGAGGCGGTGGCGGCAATCCGCAAGCAGGTGGGCAACGAGGAGGTGATCCTCGGACTTTCGGGCGGCGTCGATTCATCCGTTGCCGCGGCGCTGATCCACCGCGCCATCGGTGACCAGCTCACCTGCGTTTTCGTCGACCACGGCCTGCTGCGCCTGAACGAGGGCGACAAGGTGATGGAGATGTTCGCCGGCAAGCTGCACGCGAAGGTGGTGCGCGTCGATGCCGCCGACCTGTTCCTGGGCAAGCTCGCCGGAGTGAGCGACCCCGAGGCCAAGCGCAAGATCATCGGCGGCCTGTTCGTCGACGTGTTCAAGGCGCAGGCCGAGAAGATCAAGCAGAGCCATTCGCGCCACGTGGCGTGGCTGGCGCAGGGGACCATCTATCCGGACGTGATCGAGTCCGGCGGCGCCAAGAGCAAGAAGGCCGTCACGATCAAGAGCCACCACAACGTCGGCGGCCTGCCCGAGCAGCTCGGGCTCAAGCTGCTGGAGCCGCTGCGCGACCTGTTCAAGGACGAGGTGCGTGAGCTGGGAGTGGCCCTGGGCTTGCCGCCCGAGATGGTCTACCGGCATCCGTTCCCCGGGCCCGGCCTGGGCGTGCGCATCCTGGGCGAGGTGAAGAAGGAGTACGCCGAGCTGCTGCGCCGCGCCGACGACATCTTCATCCAGGAACTGCGCAACTTCCGCGACGAGTCCACGGGCAAGAGCTGGTACGACCTGACGAGCCAGGCCTTCACGGTGTTCCTGCCCGTCAAGAGCGTCGGCGTGATGGGCGACGGCCGCACCTACGACTACGTGGTGGCGCTGCGCGCCGTGCAGACCAGCGACTTCATGACGGCCGACTGGGCCGAGCTGCCGTACGCGCTGCTCAAGCGGGTGTCGGGCCGCATCATCAACGAGGTGCGCGGCATCAACCGCGTCACCTACGACGTCTCGAGCAAGCCGCCCGCCACCATCGAATGGGAGTGA
- a CDS encoding FMN-binding negative transcriptional regulator, translating into MYQPPHFRSEDPAIAADLMRAYPFASLVSVDDTGFPFVTHLPLHLEEREGRFVLFGHCAKPNPHWRYLKERPQALAVFMGPHAYLSPKVYPDRQRVPSWNYLTVHCRVRAQMVEEPAAKDALLKKLIGDHEPAYAEQWRSLGDEFAQKMLAGIVGFELHVEQWSCKLKINQHRPESHANLREAYGAGNEDERELAAWMKRLGMEGR; encoded by the coding sequence ATGTACCAGCCACCGCACTTCCGCTCGGAGGACCCCGCGATCGCCGCGGACCTGATGCGCGCGTATCCGTTCGCCAGCCTGGTCTCGGTGGACGACACCGGCTTCCCGTTCGTGACCCACCTGCCGCTCCATCTGGAGGAAAGGGAAGGGCGGTTCGTGCTGTTCGGACACTGCGCCAAGCCCAATCCGCACTGGCGCTACCTGAAGGAAAGGCCGCAGGCGCTGGCGGTCTTCATGGGGCCGCATGCCTACCTCAGTCCCAAGGTCTACCCGGACCGGCAGCGCGTGCCGTCCTGGAATTACCTGACCGTCCATTGCCGCGTGCGGGCCCAGATGGTGGAGGAGCCGGCGGCGAAGGACGCGCTCCTGAAAAAGCTGATCGGCGACCATGAGCCCGCCTACGCCGAGCAGTGGCGCAGCCTGGGCGACGAGTTCGCCCAGAAGATGCTGGCGGGGATCGTGGGCTTCGAGCTGCACGTGGAACAGTGGTCCTGCAAGCTCAAGATCAACCAGCACCGGCCCGAATCGCACGCGAACCTGCGCGAGGCTTACGGGGCCGGCAACGAGGACGAACGGGAACTTGCTGCATGGATGAAGCGGCTTGGAATGGAGGGCAGGTGA
- the tmk gene encoding dTMP kinase: protein MTAGLFISFEGIDGAGKSTHVEALAQAFRDAGRSVTLTREPGGTPLAEQLRVLALNTAMDPLTEALLMFAARRDHLQQVIEPALARGEVVLCDRFTDATFAYQGGGRGFDLAVLAQLERWVQAVDALPAGQLRQPQLTMWFELSPEAAAQRLAGARAPDRFESQPVEFFRKVADGYARRAAGDPGRFARIDGSLPREQVWQQVLDAVRRKGWLA from the coding sequence GTGACGGCCGGCCTCTTCATCAGCTTCGAAGGCATCGATGGCGCCGGCAAGTCGACCCACGTGGAGGCGCTCGCGCAAGCCTTCCGCGACGCAGGCCGCAGCGTGACGCTCACGCGCGAGCCCGGCGGCACACCCTTGGCCGAGCAGCTTCGCGTTCTGGCCTTGAACACCGCGATGGACCCGCTCACCGAGGCGCTGCTGATGTTCGCCGCGCGCCGCGACCACCTGCAGCAGGTGATCGAGCCGGCGCTCGCGCGCGGCGAGGTGGTGCTGTGCGACCGATTTACCGATGCCACCTTCGCCTACCAGGGCGGCGGTCGCGGCTTCGACCTCGCGGTGCTGGCTCAACTGGAGCGTTGGGTCCAGGCGGTGGACGCATTGCCGGCAGGGCAGCTGCGGCAGCCGCAGCTCACGATGTGGTTCGAGCTGTCGCCGGAGGCGGCCGCGCAGCGGCTCGCAGGGGCGAGGGCGCCGGACCGGTTCGAGTCGCAGCCGGTGGAGTTCTTCCGCAAGGTCGCCGACGGCTACGCCCGGCGTGCCGCGGGTGATCCGGGGCGCTTCGCACGCATCGACGGCAGCCTTCCGCGTGAGCAGGTCTGGCAGCAGGTGCTGGATGCGGTTCGGCGAAAGGGGTGGCTGGCATGA
- a CDS encoding ankyrin repeat domain-containing protein, translating into MRKYFRFAVYLYVSAWVSLAHAGSYEDFFAAIKQDDGPAITQLLQRGFDPNTPSPDGQHGLYLALREGSLKAAQALIDWPKTNVEARNANDESPLMIAALKGHMAMVKKLVERDADINKPGWAPLHYAATGGHLEIMEFLLEHHAFIDAESPNGTTPLMMAAHYGTTAAVKLLLEAGADTAMKNKLGMTAIDFARRGNRPDAAELIAAHIRGQQPKGKW; encoded by the coding sequence ATGAGAAAGTACTTCAGGTTCGCCGTTTACCTCTATGTTTCCGCTTGGGTTTCTCTGGCCCATGCCGGTTCCTACGAAGACTTCTTCGCGGCCATCAAGCAGGACGACGGCCCGGCGATCACCCAGCTCCTGCAGCGTGGATTCGACCCCAACACGCCCAGCCCGGACGGACAGCACGGCCTCTACCTGGCGCTGCGGGAAGGCTCGCTGAAGGCGGCGCAGGCGCTGATCGACTGGCCCAAGACCAATGTCGAAGCCCGAAATGCCAACGACGAAAGCCCGCTGATGATTGCGGCGCTGAAGGGCCACATGGCCATGGTCAAGAAGCTTGTCGAGCGCGATGCCGACATCAACAAGCCTGGCTGGGCGCCGCTGCATTACGCGGCGACCGGCGGGCACCTGGAGATCATGGAATTCCTGCTGGAGCACCATGCGTTCATCGACGCGGAGTCGCCCAACGGGACCACGCCGCTGATGATGGCGGCGCACTACGGCACGACCGCGGCGGTCAAGCTGCTGCTCGAGGCCGGCGCGGACACGGCCATGAAGAACAAGCTCGGGATGACGGCGATTGATTTCGCCCGGCGCGGGAACCGGCCGGATGCGGCGGAGCTGATCGCGGCGCACATCCGGGGCCAGCAGCCCAAGGGCAAGTGGTGA